From Salminus brasiliensis chromosome 12, fSalBra1.hap2, whole genome shotgun sequence:
atgactgggggagcttatctagaacctccactgtagaacagctctgactaggggagcttatctagaacctccactgtagaactccagctctgactgggggagcttatctagaacccagcGTTTCACACTAGACCCaccaaacctccactctgactgCCCTTGGATGATGCTttaacaggtcagagctgttttgttactaggcaggtggttttaatgttatggctgggaGGGGAAGTTcatattgtgcagctctagtGTTTTATAATCAGAGgagaacactgtgtgtgtgtgtgtgtgtgtgtgtgtgtgtgtgtgtgttttcagcatCCTCTGCATCTCTCTTGAGTTTTGGTTACTAGGTAACGCTGTTCCATCTCCaacaagcagagagagagagagagaggggggagattTCAGATTCTTGTCGTTTTTATTAAcagctactgtgtgtgtgagtgtgtgtgtgtgtgtgtgtgtgtgtgtgtgtgtgtgtgtgtgtgtgagtgtgtgtgagagtgtgagtgagtgtgtgagagtgtgagtgtgtgagtgtgtgagtgtgagtgtgtgtgtgtgagagtgtgtgtgtgtgtgtgtgtgtgagtgagtgtgtgtgtgtgtgtgtgtgtgtgtgtgtgagtgtgtgtgtgtgtgtgtgtgtgtgtgtgagtgtgtgtgtgtgtgtgtgtgtgtgtgtgtgtgagagtgtgtgtgtgtgtgtgagagtgagtgtgtgtgagtgagtgtgtgtgtgtgagtgagtgtgagtgtgtgtgtgtgagtgtgtgagtgtgtgtgtgtgtgtgtgtgtgtgtgtgtgtgtgtgtgtgtgtgtgtttgattacttAACCAGGAGTGTAAAAATGTCTGATTCTGCTCCCTCAGTTCTGAAATGTTAGAATGCAGTActgctgctgtgaggattggattgcattcagccacaggagTGTTAGTGGGgtcactccacctcatcccaacctCAGTGTGTTCACATCTTAGCAACGTTCTTCTTCTGTAGGTGACATAATGTGACATAATTAAGGCCCCAGTGCTATTTGGTGGGGtgtaagcttccattgcttgttagctacattagccttgtaggtccagtgctaattggtggggtatggGGGAATGTGCCAGCTGTGTCCAGTTCATTCTGTGTTTAATGATGGAAAGTGTaacttgtatgtgtgtgtgtgtgcacagatgGCTCTGCTGGTGGTGTGTGCTCTGGCGTtcctggtgtgtgtggtgttcctGGTGGTGTTTAAGGTGTACCAGTACGAGCAGCCCTGCCCTGACGGATTCACCTACACGGTAAGAGGCGGTCTCTCACGCTGGCACGGTGGTTTCCAGTGTATCAGAACTCAGCTGCTAGGGGCTCACTATTGAACTGGAAAGGGTAGCTTGAGAGTTacttggtggttgctgtggtatctcttatggttgctaggtgggtttactgtatgcagtgtacacaATCGTGCACATGCACAGATTTGCACCAGTAAGCAGACCCTGACCCAGTACAGCTCTATGCAGATGGAATAACTTTTCCACTACGGGTTCTCGGAATGTTCAGTCTGAATGTTCAGTGTGATATGAGTGTGATTATTGATCAGTGTGATTATTGATCAGTGTGATTACTGTATTAATTATAGTATTTTTAGTTTTGAGAAAGTTCCTTCAGCTGTTTCCATaatgtcagtgtgtgtctaaCTGGACTGTAAGAAAGGTTCTAATAATGTTTAGAGAACCTTTATTAGCTCATTATTTCTTACTGGCTAGCGTTACAGGCTAACCTCtcggaaccttttaaaaaccttGCTGAACGTTCCTGTAATGTTCTCTGCTAGCTGGGAAGATCTCGCCACCCTGAGTGTGATAATGTGGGCGTCAGAGTAGCGAGGGTGTGTTTCTGTGGGGAAGTGATCGATCTCTGTTACTGTAGTTTATGCAGACACGCCGCTACTCTCAGCTTTTCAGACCTTTCCAAGGCTAACAGATCTATAGACAGACCGATGAACAGAGTGGGGAACAGAGTTCAGTAAGAAACTGTTCTAGATAAATGGACCCAGTCAGAACAGTTCACAGTGGTGTAAAACCTCTTGACTCCGAGCGCTGTCACTTAACTCTCCACCTGTCTCTCCCTGCAGCAGAGTCGGTGTGTCCCGGCGGGGGTGTACAGTTACTACCCCCCTCAGGGTCCGGCTGGCCGTGGGCGTCTCTTCACCATCATAAACCACTACAACGTGGCCAAGCAGACCATCACTCGGGCCGTCTCACCCTGGCTCAGCATCACCGCCGAGGAGAAAGTCTCACAGCTACAGACCAAGACAGAGCAGACTCtagcctaaaacacacacacacacacacacacacactcacactccatTCGTACATGAGCATGTTCATGCAGCACCAGTCAACAGTTTGAACACACCTGAATGAGTGTGCACTTCATcatgctgaagctgctgaaatAATCATTTCCATACTGTTCCCATCAGCCCCGATTCCCATCAGCCCCGTTCCCCATCAGCCCCAAATCCATCAGCCCCGTTCCCATGTTACAGGTAACAGAGCTGACGTTCTTAAGAGATTGTTGGACAGAAATTGTCCACTTTTTGTTGACCCGTTATTCTAAAATGTGAGAAATAAATGTGGGGAATAATGATTAtgggtgtgtccaaacttttagCAGgtattctcattctctctctctctctctctctctctctctctctctctctctctctcacacacaaacacacacacacgtggtgTAAGTGCAGCTTCTCTACCTGAATGTGTTCTGCTGGTAA
This genomic window contains:
- the LOC140574583 gene encoding neuronal vesicle trafficking-associated protein 1-like, translated to MVKLGINVSEKKSSGAEEGFDTIPLMTPLDAAQLQIPPPDMVVVKTKADYIEERTKGKFHPKIISMDGVSERIKMALLVVCALAFLVCVVFLVVFKVYQYEQPCPDGFTYTQSRCVPAGVYSYYPPQGPAGRGRLFTIINHYNVAKQTITRAVSPWLSITAEEKVSQLQTKTEQTLA